A genomic segment from Flavobacterium litorale encodes:
- the asnS gene encoding asparagine--tRNA ligase, which yields MKHTKVKDLLNSTKPVDDVLIKGWVRTFRSNRFLAINDGSVIHNIQCVIDFENTSEETLKRLTTGAAVAIQGNLVESSGSGQQFEIQVTNLEILGDSDAEKYPMQPKKHTLEFLRENAHLRVRTNLFGAVMRVRSVLSFAVHHYFQDRGFAYVNTPIITGSDAEGAGEIFQVTSLPLNNIPKTEEGDVDYKQDFFGKETNLTVSGQLEAETFAMALGQVYTFGPTFRAENSNTSRHLAEFWMIEPEVAFNDLDANMDLAEDFIKYVIRYVLENCPEDLTFLNQRLKQEESQKKAADRSPMTLLEKLRFVLENNFKRVSYTEAIDILKNSKPNRNKKFNYIIEEWGADLQSEHERYLVEKHFKSPVILFDYPADIKAFYMRLNDDGKTVRAMDILFPGIGEIVGGSQREERLDVLQQKIKELDIDEKELWWYLDTRRYGSAPHSGFGLGFERLVQFVTGMSNIRDVIPFPRTPQNAEF from the coding sequence ATGAAACATACAAAAGTTAAAGACCTACTAAACAGCACAAAGCCTGTTGATGATGTATTGATAAAAGGCTGGGTTAGAACTTTTAGAAGCAATCGATTTTTAGCTATTAACGATGGCTCGGTTATACATAATATACAGTGTGTGATAGATTTTGAAAACACATCCGAAGAAACCTTAAAAAGGCTAACTACTGGTGCTGCCGTAGCCATACAAGGTAATTTGGTAGAAAGCTCGGGTTCGGGACAACAATTTGAAATACAGGTAACCAACCTTGAAATACTAGGCGATAGCGATGCGGAAAAATACCCAATGCAGCCTAAAAAACATACGCTTGAATTTTTAAGAGAAAATGCCCACCTAAGGGTGCGTACCAACCTGTTTGGCGCAGTTATGCGCGTACGCTCGGTACTATCATTTGCTGTACACCATTATTTTCAGGACAGAGGATTTGCCTATGTAAATACCCCTATAATTACAGGAAGTGATGCCGAAGGTGCTGGAGAAATTTTCCAAGTTACCTCATTACCCTTAAACAACATACCTAAAACCGAAGAGGGTGATGTAGATTACAAACAAGACTTTTTTGGTAAAGAAACAAACCTAACCGTATCGGGGCAGTTGGAGGCAGAAACCTTTGCCATGGCATTAGGGCAAGTATATACCTTTGGTCCTACATTTCGTGCCGAAAACAGTAACACCTCGCGCCACCTAGCAGAATTTTGGATGATAGAGCCAGAGGTTGCTTTTAACGACCTTGATGCTAACATGGATTTGGCAGAAGATTTTATTAAATACGTAATTCGTTATGTACTAGAAAACTGCCCAGAAGACCTCACCTTTTTAAACCAACGTTTAAAACAAGAGGAAAGCCAGAAAAAGGCAGCAGACCGTAGCCCAATGACATTGTTAGAGAAACTACGCTTTGTACTGGAAAATAACTTTAAACGTGTAAGTTATACTGAAGCTATAGATATACTAAAAAACTCCAAACCCAACCGAAACAAAAAATTCAATTATATTATTGAAGAATGGGGCGCCGACTTACAGAGTGAGCACGAACGCTATTTGGTAGAAAAACACTTTAAATCGCCCGTAATATTGTTTGATTACCCTGCCGATATTAAAGCCTTTTACATGAGGCTGAACGACGATGGTAAAACAGTACGCGCCATGGATATATTATTCCCTGGTATTGGCGAAATTGTAGGCGGCTCGCAACGTGAAGAACGCCTTGACGTACTACAGCAAAAAATTAAAGAGCTTGATATTGACGAGAAAGAACTATGGTGGTATTTGGATACCCGCCGTTACGGTAGCGCACCGCATAGTGGTTTTGGGCTTGGTTTCGAGCGTCTTGTGCAATTTGTAACAGGCATGAGCAATATTCGCGATGTAATCCCTTTCCCGAGAACACCGCAAAACGCAGAATTCTAA
- a CDS encoding DUF5686 family protein, whose amino-acid sequence MKILTLLLLLISLPIQAQFTVTGNVRESAHNNPLPFATITTDKGKTLVADIDGKFSTTATQWFTINYIGYQQQKVTVIPGKKNYSIVLQPSSEELDELVLERNNNANTLIRKILYKKPENDPRQRLGSFVYKSYNRLVVTANPDSITGRLDSIYGYENAVKVFEKIDSTDFKFKKLIEQQHIYQTEKVSEFKFNKKQGLKENVLATRMAGFKQPLYEVIGLTLQSYSVYANTIELVETNYAGPLSSNALKNYHYKILDTVAIDNRSVYVVFFTPKRKRKSRKLEGLLYVDKENYGIAKAVFRVSNVLDITSTHIFKYDEGLNLWFPSEKKLKIVKGDNKEDIKILGETITFDGSNKDNDKREKDASDYVYLLSESVNFEYEYNIPVKIKNQSVGIEIKEEAINRPEAYWNSYRIDTMDNRSMKTYIALDSIVAKEKLEKKIILGKKIINGYLPVGSVDIDLREIVKYNDYEGFRLGIGGVTNDKISEYFRLDGYGAYGTKDGVFKYSGGGSVRLDNYSSSWLGVSYTDDILEIASTSFVTDNKVFKIYDPRPINISTFYEHITWRTYVKSKLIPKSDTHFEMNHDRIYPKFNYTFLPNGSSYQRFDLVTALAAVQWSPFSDFMQTPQGRIEVNKRYPKFTFQYTQSVSDILGSDLTFGKFDFKMEAEKRYLSGQKTSGLIQTGIALGNTPLTHLYNTSPNNLNKDTILQRITFAGKNSFETMYFNEFFSSRYAMAQLKHGFSRFAIFNAVKLAPVLVTRVAWGNMENPERHEGIEYDTLEKGYYESGLELNEIFKGFGFSAFYRYGPYHLSGFDKNISVKISFMLSLF is encoded by the coding sequence ATGAAAATCCTTACGCTGTTACTCCTACTTATAAGCCTGCCCATTCAGGCACAATTTACTGTTACAGGTAATGTAAGGGAGAGTGCGCACAATAATCCGCTACCCTTTGCTACTATTACTACCGATAAAGGCAAAACCCTAGTTGCCGATATTGATGGTAAATTTTCAACTACGGCAACCCAATGGTTTACCATTAACTATATTGGCTACCAACAGCAAAAAGTTACCGTAATACCAGGTAAAAAAAATTACAGTATTGTACTCCAACCATCATCTGAAGAACTTGATGAATTGGTACTGGAGCGTAACAATAACGCTAATACATTAATACGCAAAATACTCTACAAAAAACCAGAAAACGACCCAAGGCAAAGGCTCGGTAGCTTTGTATACAAATCGTACAATAGGCTCGTGGTTACTGCCAACCCCGATTCGATAACTGGGCGACTCGACTCTATATACGGTTATGAGAATGCTGTAAAAGTGTTTGAAAAAATAGATTCTACCGATTTTAAATTTAAAAAACTGATAGAGCAACAACACATCTACCAAACCGAAAAAGTATCGGAGTTTAAATTCAATAAAAAACAAGGGTTAAAAGAAAACGTACTCGCCACCCGAATGGCAGGCTTTAAACAACCACTGTACGAAGTAATAGGGCTAACATTACAATCCTATTCCGTTTACGCAAACACTATAGAACTTGTTGAAACCAACTATGCTGGACCTTTAAGTAGTAATGCACTTAAAAATTACCACTATAAAATACTCGACACTGTTGCTATAGATAATCGAAGCGTTTATGTGGTATTTTTTACCCCAAAAAGAAAACGAAAAAGCCGAAAACTAGAGGGGCTACTATATGTTGACAAAGAAAATTACGGTATTGCCAAAGCTGTTTTTAGGGTTAGTAATGTGCTGGATATTACTTCTACCCATATATTTAAATATGATGAAGGGTTGAATTTGTGGTTTCCTAGCGAGAAGAAACTCAAAATAGTAAAAGGCGATAATAAAGAGGACATAAAAATATTGGGGGAAACTATTACGTTTGATGGCTCTAATAAAGATAATGATAAACGCGAAAAAGATGCCTCCGATTATGTGTACTTGTTATCCGAATCCGTCAATTTTGAATACGAATATAATATACCCGTTAAAATAAAAAATCAGAGTGTAGGTATTGAGATTAAAGAGGAAGCAATAAACCGCCCTGAAGCGTATTGGAACAGCTACAGGATAGATACTATGGATAATAGGAGTATGAAAACCTATATTGCCCTAGATAGTATTGTGGCAAAAGAGAAATTGGAGAAAAAAATAATTTTAGGCAAAAAAATAATTAACGGTTACCTGCCTGTAGGTTCTGTTGATATTGACTTGAGAGAAATTGTTAAATATAACGATTACGAAGGATTCCGCTTGGGCATTGGTGGCGTAACCAACGATAAAATTTCGGAATACTTTAGGCTGGACGGTTACGGCGCCTATGGTACTAAAGATGGTGTTTTTAAATACAGCGGAGGGGGCTCCGTTAGGCTAGACAATTATTCGTCGTCATGGCTCGGCGTATCCTATACGGATGATATACTGGAAATTGCAAGTACATCGTTTGTTACTGATAATAAAGTGTTTAAAATTTACGACCCCCGCCCTATTAATATCTCAACATTCTACGAGCACATTACATGGAGAACCTATGTAAAGTCAAAATTAATACCTAAATCGGATACCCATTTCGAGATGAATCACGATAGGATTTATCCCAAATTCAATTATACCTTTCTGCCCAATGGCAGTTCCTATCAGCGATTCGACCTTGTTACTGCATTAGCCGCTGTACAATGGAGTCCGTTTAGCGATTTTATGCAAACACCACAAGGCAGGATAGAAGTTAATAAACGCTATCCTAAATTTACATTTCAATATACCCAATCCGTTTCAGATATTTTGGGTAGCGACCTCACTTTTGGTAAATTCGACTTTAAGATGGAAGCGGAAAAAAGGTATTTGAGTGGGCAAAAAACATCGGGACTAATACAAACAGGTATTGCCTTAGGCAACACACCCCTAACCCATTTATACAATACATCGCCCAACAACCTCAATAAAGATACTATACTACAGCGTATAACCTTTGCAGGAAAAAACAGTTTCGAAACCATGTATTTCAACGAGTTTTTCTCCAGTAGGTATGCTATGGCACAGTTAAAACACGGTTTTAGCCGTTTTGCAATTTTTAACGCCGTTAAACTAGCACCTGTACTCGTAACACGTGTTGCATGGGGTAACATGGAAAACCCCGAAAGGCACGAGGGTATTGAATACGATACCCTCGAAAAAGGATACTACGAAAGTGGTTTGGAACTTAACGAAATATTTAAAGGATTCGGTTTTTCTGCTTTTTACAGGTACGGTCCGTATCATTTATCAGGCTTCGATAAAAATATCTCAGTCAAAATATCATTTATGCTTAGCCTATTTTAA
- the frr gene encoding ribosome recycling factor encodes MEEIDFILDSTKESMDGSVAHLEKEFLNIRAGKASPAMLGSVMVDYYGSQTPLTQVANVNTPDARTITIQPWEKAMLQPIEKAIMIANLGFNPMNNGDNIIINVPPLTEERRKDLVKQAKGEAEDAKISIRNARKDANTEIKKLEKEGASEDMRKDAEDSVQELTDSFIKKVDELFTHKEVEIMKV; translated from the coding sequence ATGGAAGAAATTGATTTTATATTAGATAGCACAAAGGAGTCTATGGATGGCTCTGTTGCCCACCTTGAAAAAGAATTTTTAAATATCCGTGCAGGTAAAGCAAGTCCTGCTATGTTAGGCAGCGTAATGGTAGATTACTATGGTTCGCAAACGCCATTAACACAGGTAGCCAATGTTAACACACCCGATGCGCGTACTATAACCATACAGCCTTGGGAAAAAGCAATGCTACAACCTATAGAAAAAGCCATAATGATAGCCAACCTAGGTTTTAACCCCATGAACAATGGCGACAACATAATTATAAATGTACCACCATTAACCGAGGAACGCCGAAAAGACTTAGTAAAACAAGCTAAAGGCGAGGCAGAAGATGCTAAAATAAGCATTAGAAACGCCCGAAAAGATGCTAATACCGAGATAAAGAAATTAGAGAAAGAAGGCGCATCTGAAGATATGCGAAAAGATGCTGAGGATAGCGTACAAGAGCTAACCGATAGTTTTATTAAAAAAGTTGATGAGTTATTTACACATAAAGAAGTCGAAATAATGAAGGTATAA
- the pyrH gene encoding UMP kinase, which produces MKYKRILLKLSGEALMGDRQYGIDPQRLAEYAQEIKQIHDKGVQIAVVIGGGNIFRGVAGASNGMDRVQGDYMGMLATVINGMALQGALEDAGMQTRLQTALKIEAIAEPYIKRRAVRHLEKGRIVIFGAGTGNPYFTTDTAAVLRGVEVNADVILKGTRVDGIYTADPEKDTNAKKYNTLTFEDVLTKGLNVMDTTAFTLSQENELPIIVFDMNKAGNLVKVCEGEAVGTTVNV; this is translated from the coding sequence ATGAAATACAAAAGAATTCTGTTAAAACTAAGTGGCGAAGCCTTAATGGGTGACCGCCAATATGGTATAGACCCACAAAGGCTTGCCGAGTACGCACAGGAAATTAAACAAATACACGATAAAGGTGTACAAATTGCCGTTGTTATAGGCGGTGGTAACATCTTTAGGGGTGTGGCTGGTGCCAGTAACGGTATGGATAGGGTTCAGGGCGACTACATGGGCATGCTTGCAACTGTTATTAACGGCATGGCATTACAAGGTGCTTTAGAGGATGCTGGTATGCAAACACGCCTGCAAACCGCACTAAAAATAGAAGCTATTGCAGAACCATATATTAAAAGGAGAGCCGTACGCCACCTAGAAAAAGGACGTATTGTAATTTTTGGCGCAGGTACAGGTAACCCCTACTTTACTACCGATACTGCTGCCGTACTTAGAGGTGTAGAGGTAAATGCCGATGTAATATTAAAAGGTACGCGTGTAGATGGTATTTACACTGCCGACCCAGAGAAAGACACCAATGCAAAAAAATACAACACCCTTACTTTTGAGGACGTATTAACCAAAGGACTTAATGTAATGGATACTACTGCATTTACGCTAAGCCAAGAAAACGAGTTACCTATTATTGTATTTGATATGAATAAAGCAGGAAACCTTGTAAAAGTTTGCGAAGGCGAAGCAGTAGGAACTACAGTAAATGTTTAA